The following are encoded in a window of Candidatus Gastranaerophilales bacterium genomic DNA:
- a CDS encoding histidine phosphatase family protein: protein MFKRICKIIFVRHGATIYSQQKRLYDADDYPPLNQEGREEIKNLTEWLQLRCPHIDAIYSSSALRSIQSARIISKEFGADYEILDGLYERKSGIWAGLTFDQIEEKYPHMLMEYKNNPNEFSPEGGESTSEFKKRVGLIIDKIVNDNISKTIIVVSHAGVIQSAIAHALQIPSKHQSKIVIPTGSATQINYYDDWASLGYSGCIAI from the coding sequence ATGTTCAAAAGAATATGCAAAATTATATTTGTCAGGCATGGTGCTACCATTTACAGCCAGCAAAAGAGATTATACGATGCTGATGATTATCCGCCTTTGAACCAGGAAGGCAGAGAAGAAATAAAAAATCTCACCGAATGGCTTCAGCTAAGATGCCCTCATATTGATGCCATATATTCAAGTTCTGCTCTTCGTTCTATTCAAAGCGCCAGAATAATATCTAAAGAATTTGGCGCTGATTATGAAATTTTAGACGGCTTATACGAAAGAAAAAGCGGGATTTGGGCAGGGCTTACTTTTGACCAGATAGAGGAAAAATACCCTCATATGCTTATGGAATACAAAAATAACCCCAACGAATTTTCCCCTGAAGGCGGAGAATCAACCTCGGAATTTAAAAAGCGTGTAGGGCTTATAATCGATAAAATAGTTAATGATAATATCAGTAAAACAATTATTGTGGTGTCGCATGCCGGAGTTATACAATCTGCTATAGCACATGCCCTGCAAATCCCGTCGAAACACCAGTCAAAAATAGTCATTCCTACCGGAAGTGCTACTCAGATAAACTATTATGATGATTGGGCATCACTTGGATATTCAGGCTGTATAGCTATTTAG
- a CDS encoding purine-nucleoside phosphorylase translates to MLNHTVEFIKEHTKGKYNPKTALILGSGLGDLANEVSGVRIRYHEIPAFVQSSIEGHAGQLVIGKLEGKQVLVMQGRIHYYEGHEIQKIVYPVKVMKKLGVENLIITNAAGGVSEKVTIGDLMLINDHINFMGVNPLIGANANDLGERFPDMSEVYNPALREKTKKIAAKLGINLKEGIYAATSGPSYETPAEIKMFRTLGADAVGMSTVPEAIVANYCGMKILGISCITNMAAGVTGKRLNHSEVIEEGQKVKENFTKLIRQVIRHI, encoded by the coding sequence ATGCTGAATCATACCGTTGAATTTATAAAAGAACATACAAAAGGGAAATATAACCCAAAGACCGCGCTTATTCTGGGTTCAGGTTTGGGTGATTTGGCAAATGAAGTCAGTGGTGTAAGAATTAGGTACCATGAAATCCCTGCCTTTGTCCAATCAAGTATAGAAGGTCATGCGGGGCAGCTTGTAATCGGTAAGCTTGAAGGTAAACAAGTTTTGGTAATGCAGGGACGTATTCATTACTATGAAGGGCATGAAATTCAAAAGATTGTTTACCCCGTGAAAGTTATGAAAAAACTGGGTGTAGAAAACCTTATAATAACCAACGCTGCAGGCGGGGTAAGTGAAAAAGTTACAATCGGTGATTTAATGCTTATTAATGACCACATTAATTTTATGGGGGTAAATCCTTTAATAGGCGCTAACGCTAATGATTTAGGCGAAAGATTTCCCGATATGAGTGAGGTTTATAATCCTGCATTAAGAGAAAAAACAAAAAAAATCGCAGCAAAACTCGGCATAAACTTAAAAGAAGGCATTTATGCGGCAACAAGCGGACCCAGTTATGAAACACCGGCGGAAATTAAGATGTTTAGGACGCTTGGCGCCGACGCTGTCGGGATGTCCACAGTACCTGAAGCTATTGTAGCTAACTATTGCGGAATGAAAATCCTTGGTATTTCCTGTATTACCAATATGGCAGCAGGTGTTACGGGTAAAAGGCTTAACCACAGTGAAGTTATAGAAGAAGGACAAAAAGTTAAAGAAAATTTTACCAAACTAATCAGGCAGGTTATTAGACACATTTAG